One part of the Bacteroidia bacterium genome encodes these proteins:
- the fbaA gene encoding class II fructose-bisphosphate aldolase, whose translation MITAKKKFRAGVLHGDEVTELLNYANENNFALPAVNVVGTNTVNGAIETARDANSPIIIQFSNGGAVFFAGKGLGNENQKAAIAGGVSGAHHVHQMAKAYGVPVILHTDHAAKKLLPWIDGLLDAGEKFYEQTGQPLYSSHMLDLSEEPIEENIEISAKYFERMNTMGMTIEIELGVTGGEEDGVDNTDIDSSRLYTQPSEVSYAYERLKKISDNFTVAAAFGNVHGVYKPGNVSLKPIILKNSQEFVQEKFGTGSNPINFVFHGGSGSSREEIREAIEYGAVKMNIDTDTQWAYWNGVREYESEWRAYLQAQIGNPEGDDKPNKKKYDPRVWLREGEKSFNKRLKLAFEDLNAIDVLG comes from the coding sequence ATGATTACAGCTAAGAAAAAATTTCGCGCCGGGGTCCTCCACGGTGATGAAGTTACGGAACTACTCAACTACGCAAATGAAAATAACTTTGCCCTTCCTGCAGTAAACGTAGTTGGAACCAATACTGTAAACGGCGCTATAGAAACAGCAAGAGATGCGAACTCTCCGATTATCATTCAATTTTCAAATGGTGGAGCTGTATTTTTTGCAGGTAAAGGCCTTGGGAATGAAAATCAAAAAGCGGCTATAGCAGGTGGCGTATCAGGTGCACATCATGTACACCAAATGGCCAAAGCCTATGGAGTACCCGTTATTTTGCATACGGACCATGCTGCAAAAAAACTCCTTCCCTGGATAGACGGACTCCTGGATGCTGGTGAAAAGTTTTACGAGCAAACGGGTCAACCTCTGTACAGCTCTCACATGCTGGATCTTTCTGAAGAACCCATTGAAGAGAATATCGAAATCTCTGCCAAATACTTCGAGAGAATGAATACTATGGGCATGACCATCGAGATCGAATTGGGAGTAACCGGTGGTGAAGAAGACGGAGTTGACAATACTGATATCGACAGTTCCCGTTTGTATACTCAGCCATCTGAAGTTTCGTATGCTTATGAGCGTTTGAAAAAGATCAGCGATAACTTTACCGTTGCTGCTGCTTTCGGTAATGTACATGGAGTTTACAAACCAGGAAACGTTAGCCTTAAGCCTATCATCCTTAAAAACTCTCAGGAGTTCGTACAGGAAAAATTTGGTACAGGTTCCAATCCGATCAACTTTGTATTCCACGGCGGTTCCGGTTCTTCTCGTGAAGAAATCCGCGAAGCCATTGAGTATGGAGCTGTAAAAATGAACATTGATACTGATACCCAATGGGCATACTGGAATGGGGTTCGTGAATACGAATCTGAGTGGAGAGCATACCTGCAGGCACAAATCGGAAACCCAGAGGGAGACGACAAGCCTAATAAGAAAAAGTATGATCCTCGTGTTTGGTTGCGTGAAGGAGAAAAATCCTTTAATAAAAGGCTTAAGTTAGCTTTTGAAGACTTAAACGCGATTGACGTATTGGGATAA
- a CDS encoding glycosyltransferase family 9 protein, with product MGLKKVLIIRFSSIGDIVLTSPVPRSLKKSHPDYEVHFLSKKAHKDLLLHNPHIDKLHILKDSLGETIQELKQENFDYILDLHHNLRSFLIKLRLGVKASSFPKENWAKYKMVRFKNRKIKLRHIVERYADTLSIVGSQLDHEGLDFFVPEGLEEKAQNLLSEQLPQVSEKPLAIVLGAKHATKRWPASHFIELIEQLGEAVVLIGGPDAKEEAEEISKFIQTPLYNSVGHLSLLESAALLKQCRAVVAHDTGFMHIAAAFQMDIYSLWGNTVPEFGMTPYKSPHQLLEIRNLDCRPCSKIGFDQCPKGHFACMKQQKAEKVAERIKGGMPKSEL from the coding sequence ATGGGCCTGAAAAAAGTATTGATTATTAGATTTAGCTCGATAGGAGATATAGTCCTAACAAGCCCTGTCCCCAGAAGTCTGAAAAAAAGTCATCCGGATTATGAAGTCCACTTTCTTAGTAAAAAGGCGCATAAAGATTTACTCCTCCATAATCCTCATATAGACAAACTGCATATTCTCAAGGATTCTTTAGGGGAAACCATCCAGGAACTGAAGCAAGAAAACTTCGATTACATACTGGATCTTCACCACAATCTGCGGAGCTTTTTGATTAAACTTCGATTGGGAGTAAAAGCCTCTTCCTTTCCCAAGGAGAACTGGGCGAAATATAAAATGGTTCGCTTTAAGAATAGAAAGATCAAACTCAGGCATATTGTAGAAAGGTATGCAGATACCTTATCTATTGTGGGCAGTCAATTGGACCATGAAGGCCTCGATTTTTTTGTTCCAGAGGGATTGGAGGAAAAGGCTCAGAATCTCTTGAGTGAACAACTGCCCCAGGTCTCAGAAAAACCTCTGGCAATTGTACTGGGAGCCAAACATGCTACCAAACGCTGGCCAGCTTCTCATTTTATTGAACTTATTGAACAGTTGGGGGAAGCCGTTGTCCTGATCGGAGGACCGGATGCGAAAGAAGAGGCAGAAGAAATCAGTAAGTTTATACAAACACCTCTTTATAATAGCGTGGGCCATTTATCTCTACTGGAGTCAGCGGCATTATTAAAACAATGCCGAGCGGTAGTCGCGCATGATACAGGCTTTATGCATATTGCTGCTGCCTTTCAAATGGATATCTATTCTCTTTGGGGAAATACAGTTCCGGAATTTGGCATGACACCTTACAAAAGTCCTCATCAATTATTAGAGATCAGGAATCTGGATTGTCGGCCTTGCTCCAAAATAGGATTTGACCAATGTCCAAAAGGACATTTCGCCTGCATGAAGCAACAAAAAGCAGAAAAAGTGGCTGAGCGTATAAAAGGGGGAATGCCTAAATCCGAACTTTAG
- a CDS encoding DUF6565 domain-containing protein, giving the protein MRIEKLIILIPFCILLACKPFSKDQFMSRYESFMDNVKENHEDFNDTDWDRKDEQLEEMLDEWYPEFEEDFTRKERTRIWSDAMQYAMYRHGNNLENFWSDNGEELSEMIRLHAKDISRETREALKEIVPEIKEALPELKEAGREILKELIEAGKELEKELEKN; this is encoded by the coding sequence ATGAGAATCGAAAAACTAATCATACTGATCCCTTTTTGTATCCTTCTGGCTTGTAAGCCCTTTAGCAAGGATCAGTTTATGAGTCGCTACGAATCATTCATGGATAATGTGAAGGAAAACCATGAAGATTTTAATGATACTGATTGGGACCGCAAGGATGAGCAGCTGGAGGAAATGCTGGATGAGTGGTATCCTGAATTCGAAGAAGATTTCACCCGTAAAGAAAGAACACGCATCTGGTCAGATGCCATGCAATATGCCATGTACAGACATGGCAACAATCTGGAAAATTTTTGGTCTGACAATGGGGAGGAATTGTCAGAAATGATTCGTTTACATGCCAAGGATATTTCTCGAGAAACCCGTGAAGCTCTCAAAGAGATCGTACCAGAGATCAAAGAGGCACTTCCCGAACTCAAAGAAGCCGGAAGAGAAATTCTAAAAGAATTGATTGAGGCTGGAAAAGAACTCGAGAAAGAACTGGAGAAGAATTAA
- a CDS encoding glycoside hydrolase family 31 protein — MRYAYLISLLFLPYSLFSQVLRVNPSNPRADDIVSIVFDASKGNKALLGYTGEVYAHTGVILGTVDQPSDWRYVQGNWGKADDRMKMERIGPDLYQIQFQIKNFYGFTDHDPFLQMAFVFRNENGSLVAKDSEDKDIFYPQYQVFEQGPLENAHAGNADNMDAVEKMQQLDNGSIYFSDGEQSILLKSYGEGILNVSYFPKGGLEERGSSAVVQRPEPFRNIYDGNTHDPYRLAGVDPFNIRLHQAPTRLEFLDGNRELLLDEDGFFYHKDLRGVGQITGVRFQLSDEEHLYGMGARAVDQDLNGKRLYTYNSPAYGYSKGEDNLNLSIPLIISSKGYGIFFDNPRKAYLDMGKREPGVLEYGVKDSNLSYFIILGPEPAKIVERYTRLTGRQSMPPRWALGFIQGRNGYKNQFEAERIVKRSLAAGYPIDAILLDKYWFGGEEKMGNMDWDRKIWPNPERMISDFKDKGIHTILSADPYIAQGSKHFATADKGSLFATNAKGKTRIISDFPSGPAALLDVFNTNLADWMWPQYHTQMENGISAWSSQRSGPNLHPRDMVHKKGLAEEVHNLYSLKWSRILYEKFKQDYPEIRFFNIQSSGYAGVQRYGTFMWSGEAARSWNAYKAQIPIILGSGLSGVGYMHSGIGGYTGGPKDPELYRRWMQLGAFSPIMRVYGEEGVEPEPIFYDPYTQRAVKKAIQLRYRLLPYNYHLAYENNQKGTPLARPLMYEIPQDPQAWEIEDQYFWGPALMVAPVLERGQKLKDIYFPKGEWFNFYTEELISGGSKESIPLKADEIPLFVKRGSWIPMANVMQNTSEFRGDSLVLHYYPNPETEFDQGELYWDNGVSETNFLQDDYKKLFFTGKVKGFKIFAQIRGEGKMKALNGGINILLHIHGFSTAPESVKVFGKKVMLSDQDAYIKSPGPEAAWWDFEKNTVVVKVNWSGADTMVEIKGYLK; from the coding sequence ATGAGATACGCATACCTCATATCCCTACTGTTTCTCCCATATTCTTTGTTCTCTCAGGTCTTACGGGTAAATCCTTCAAATCCCAGGGCCGATGATATTGTAAGCATTGTTTTTGATGCCAGTAAAGGAAATAAGGCCTTACTAGGTTATACCGGAGAGGTATATGCCCATACAGGTGTTATTTTAGGTACGGTTGATCAACCCAGTGACTGGCGCTATGTGCAGGGAAATTGGGGAAAAGCCGATGACCGAATGAAAATGGAACGTATCGGCCCGGATTTATATCAGATACAGTTTCAGATCAAAAATTTCTATGGATTCACCGACCATGATCCTTTCCTCCAAATGGCTTTCGTTTTCAGAAATGAAAATGGCTCACTCGTAGCTAAGGACAGCGAAGACAAAGATATATTCTATCCCCAATACCAGGTATTTGAGCAAGGTCCCCTTGAGAATGCGCATGCGGGCAATGCTGATAATATGGATGCAGTTGAAAAAATGCAGCAATTGGATAATGGGAGTATTTATTTTTCGGATGGAGAGCAATCCATTCTACTCAAATCATATGGAGAAGGGATACTCAATGTTAGCTATTTCCCTAAAGGGGGATTAGAGGAAAGAGGGTCGTCGGCAGTTGTACAAAGACCAGAGCCTTTTAGAAATATATATGACGGGAATACGCATGATCCCTACCGCCTCGCCGGAGTAGATCCTTTTAATATTCGCCTTCATCAGGCACCTACTCGTTTAGAATTTCTGGATGGGAATCGGGAATTGCTTTTGGATGAAGACGGCTTTTTTTACCATAAAGATCTCAGAGGAGTTGGCCAGATCACAGGAGTTCGCTTCCAGCTATCAGATGAAGAACATTTATACGGCATGGGAGCCAGGGCAGTAGATCAGGACCTCAATGGAAAAAGATTATATACCTATAATTCTCCTGCCTATGGATATAGCAAAGGAGAGGACAACCTCAATTTGAGTATTCCACTTATTATTTCCTCCAAAGGCTATGGGATATTTTTTGATAATCCCCGCAAGGCCTATCTGGATATGGGGAAAAGAGAGCCCGGAGTACTGGAATATGGTGTGAAAGACTCCAACCTTTCCTATTTCATTATTTTGGGTCCCGAACCTGCAAAAATTGTCGAACGCTATACCCGACTTACGGGACGCCAGAGTATGCCTCCCAGATGGGCTTTAGGATTTATCCAGGGGAGAAATGGCTATAAAAATCAGTTTGAAGCAGAGCGGATCGTAAAAAGGAGTTTGGCTGCTGGTTATCCGATTGATGCCATTTTACTGGATAAGTACTGGTTTGGAGGTGAAGAAAAAATGGGAAATATGGATTGGGACCGTAAAATATGGCCTAATCCAGAACGCATGATATCGGACTTTAAGGATAAAGGAATTCACACCATCCTTAGTGCTGATCCCTATATCGCACAAGGCAGCAAGCATTTTGCAACTGCCGACAAAGGAAGCCTGTTTGCCACCAATGCAAAAGGTAAGACTCGAATTATTTCAGATTTCCCTTCGGGGCCTGCAGCATTACTAGATGTATTTAATACAAATCTGGCAGACTGGATGTGGCCTCAGTATCATACTCAAATGGAAAATGGCATATCTGCCTGGTCCAGTCAAAGAAGTGGCCCGAATCTACATCCGAGAGATATGGTTCATAAAAAGGGACTGGCAGAAGAGGTTCATAATCTGTATTCTTTAAAATGGTCGCGAATCCTGTATGAAAAGTTTAAGCAGGATTATCCCGAGATCAGGTTTTTCAATATCCAGAGCTCTGGATATGCAGGGGTACAACGCTATGGCACCTTTATGTGGTCCGGAGAAGCTGCTCGCTCCTGGAATGCCTATAAAGCTCAAATCCCAATCATATTGGGCAGTGGCTTAAGCGGAGTTGGATACATGCATTCAGGTATTGGGGGATATACAGGAGGTCCCAAAGATCCGGAACTATATAGAAGGTGGATGCAATTAGGAGCATTTTCTCCCATTATGCGGGTGTATGGAGAAGAAGGAGTTGAGCCTGAACCAATTTTTTACGATCCCTATACCCAGCGGGCTGTTAAAAAGGCAATTCAACTAAGGTATCGTTTACTTCCTTACAATTACCATCTGGCCTACGAGAATAATCAGAAAGGAACTCCTTTGGCGCGGCCACTTATGTACGAAATCCCCCAGGACCCACAAGCCTGGGAAATTGAGGATCAATATTTTTGGGGTCCTGCTTTGATGGTAGCCCCTGTTTTGGAAAGAGGACAAAAGTTAAAAGATATATATTTTCCGAAAGGGGAGTGGTTTAATTTTTATACAGAAGAATTGATCAGCGGAGGTAGCAAAGAATCCATTCCTTTAAAGGCGGATGAAATTCCACTATTTGTAAAAAGAGGTTCCTGGATTCCCATGGCTAATGTCATGCAAAATACTTCCGAATTCCGAGGTGATAGTTTGGTTCTGCATTATTACCCGAATCCCGAAACCGAATTTGATCAGGGAGAGCTTTATTGGGACAATGGAGTGAGTGAAACAAATTTTTTACAGGATGACTACAAAAAGCTTTTCTTTACCGGCAAAGTGAAAGGTTTTAAAATATTTGCCCAAATAAGAGGTGAAGGGAAAATGAAAGCCTTGAATGGAGGAATAAATATCCTCTTGCATATTCATGGATTTTCAACAGCTCCTGAAAGTGTAAAAGTCTTTGGTAAAAAGGTTATGTTGAGTGATCAGGATGCCTATATAAAAAGCCCGGGTCCGGAAGCAGCCTGGTGGGACTTCGAAAAAAATACAGTTGTCGTGAAAGTCAATTGGTCGGGTGCCGATACTATGGTTGAGATAAAAGGATATTTGAAGTAG